Proteins found in one Aspergillus chevalieri M1 DNA, chromosome 2, nearly complete sequence genomic segment:
- the VPS41 gene encoding CLH domain-containing protein (BUSCO:EOG09260EQD;~COG:U;~EggNog:ENOG410PGI4;~InterPro:IPR036322,IPR000547;~PFAM:PF00637;~go_function: GO:0005515 - protein binding [Evidence IEA];~go_process: GO:0006886 - intracellular protein transport [Evidence IEA];~go_process: GO:0016192 - vesicle-mediated transport [Evidence IEA]), giving the protein MDAPGATEAADNASQANSEHETSIPQSTNESSDEHYRDDRPTPTEDGQDNNGDEESTEDGEEEGEGEEENDDSEGDEDDEEPRLKYAYLTKHLGSVYRNGDATSSFITAGDKMVIGTHNGNIHVLSLPLLQSLRVYHAHSASVTSISVSPFPPPLPTFKPEPLSRASTFTEDQLPNRSSSSSASIRGQPRNQQATLPATPSNSIYIATSSIDGNVCVSSLVDPRDVILRNFGRPVQAVALSPEYKSDRTFLSGGRAGDLILTTGGRVGASSNSTTMGGAAAAASSWLGSIGLGTNNGKDTVLHSGEGSISVIRWSLSGKYITWVNEEGIKIMRSNLYLDSADLDLAWKRVGHIDRPNLPGWEEMAGVWKARAEWVDKSSLDNLNDPVPGLDASRENLKLPQSATTKETIEKLIVGWGGTVWVINIYPDRPNKNIRDHKLGSVEVSTVLRTDCVISGISLYTPRLIMVLAHIEAEDDASEQRSKHGVLRPGTNRRQRGLEPELRIIDIESKEELSADTLSVSRYESLTSSDYHMCVLPSWKTSVPITQRGTLGAIGNGLWDATMYPARLFSSAGSIRSTTSSGDRRSSRAADTISSRRLFNDEPLPKELQDVAGATGSRIFIQSPFDCVASLKRDLTDRLAWLDARGKYEEAWKLVDEHPEAAGSANQLNDNVSETLTKQSSLGDFFADDQSSITTTGRAVNSVADQEKRRIGELWVEQLVKQEKWTEAAEICAIVVNTAPRWEHWAWRFIDNKKLDEISPYIPTHLHPPLSSAIYDTILLHYVPQDRRRLEELVDSWPSDLFDANNVGKAIEKQLQSESIVPDSEDWRTLMRCLAKLCLVGGHYHEALRCYIRLQDADTVMSLIREHRLLDAVSDDIPAFILIRVTREQLKSAPIPELEEATAEPIKVLVSEAYTGIVRPETVVTQLQAKNRLLYLYFYLRALWRGESLPHEATKPRRGRGVRVRDAASKLAADEGKALIDHFADTAVELFADYDRPLLMEFLQTSTSYSFETASSICETRRYTPELIYLLSKMGQTKRALNLILSDLKDVSKAISFAKSQDDSDLWEDLLDYSMDKPRFIHGLLVEAGTAIDPIKLVRRIPSGLEIEGLREGLTRMIREHDLQASISQGAAKVLQSEVAVGMDQLRKGQKRGIKFNIVEDKEKEDTNAQDDSKSDAETVKSARPSKSSAGRCAGCQSPFHPNEQEILVGFACGHIFHLSHVHPEPAPGTDENSSGTHTPMPFPRTPAFDESLLSASRTVGPKVTTARLLRDRIGDRCRICAMVKEIEAIDNDSEEMETTG; this is encoded by the exons ATGGACGCGCCTGGCGCGACGGAGGCAGCAGACAATGCTAGCCAGGCAAATTCCGAGCACGAAACGTCTATTCCGCAGAGTACCAACGAATCCAGCGACGAGCATTATCGCGATGATCGACCGACACCGACTGAGGATGGACAAGACAACAATGGCGATGAGGAAAGCACAGAGGacggggaggaagaaggggaaggagaagaagagaatgatGATAGCGAGGGggacgaagacgacgaggagcCACGGCTCAAATATGCGTACCTGACGAAACATTTAGGCTCAGTATACCGGAATGGCGATGCAACAAGTTCGTTTATCACCGCAGGAGACAAGATG GTAATCGGAACGCATAATGGCAATATT CATGTGTTGTCCTTGCCTCTCCTACAATCTCTTCGTGTGTACCATGCCCATTCAGCCAGCGTCACGTCTATCTCAGTCTCACCGTTCCCTCCTCCCTTACCGACCTTCAAACCAGAGCCATTGTCCAGGGCCTCGACCTTCACTGAAGACCAGCTTCCCAACCGGTCTTCCTCCAGTTCTGCCAGTATTCGAGGACAGCCAAGGAACCAACAAGCCACCCTTCCAGCGACTCCTTCAAACTCGATATATATAGCAACCTCTTCCATCGACGGAAATGTGTGCGTTTCGTCGTTGGTGGATCCGCGAGATGTCATATTACGGAACTTTGGCCGACCTGTGCAAGCCGTCGCATTGTCCCCGGAATATAAAAGTGATAGGACCTTTTTGTCTGGCGGGCGCGCGGGCGATCTCATCCTCACTACCGGTGGCCGTGTTGGTGCGAGCTCAAATTCGACCACGATGGGGGGtgctgcagctgcagcttCTAGTTGGCTAGGCTCGATAGGCCTAGGGACAAACAATGGCAAAGATACAGTCCTACATAGCGGAGAAGGATCTATCAGCGTGATAAGATGGTCGTTGTCCGGGAAATACATCACTTGGGTCAACGAGGAAGGTATCAAGATTATGCGATCGAATCTGTATTTGGATTCCGCAGATCTGGATCTTGCTTGGAAACGAGTCGGTCACATAGATCGACCAAACCTTCCTGGCTGGGAGGAAATGGCTGGTGTTTGGAAAGCCCGGGCTGAGTGGGTCGACAAGAGCTCTCTAGATAACCTAAACGATCCGGTTCCCGGGCTTGATGCCTCTCGCGAGAATCTGAAGTTGCCCCAATCAGCCACGACGAAAGAAACGATAGAGAAGTTGATTGTGGGCTGGGGAGGTACAGTCTGGGTCATCAATATCTACCCTGATCGACCGAACAAGAATATCCGGGACCACAAGCTCGGTTCTGTGGAGGTTTCTACAGT ATTACGAACGGATTGTGTTATATCCGGAATCTCTCTATATACCCCACGCCTCATTATGGTACTTGCACACATCGAAGCAGAAGATGACGCTTCAGAACAGCGGTCCAAACACGGTGTTCTTCGTCCTGGGACCAATCGACGTCAACGAGGCCTAGAGCCTGAACTTCGGATCATCGATATTGAAAGCAAGGAAGAGCTCAGCGCTGACACGCTCTCCGTCAGTCGATATGAAAGTCTCACTTCCTCAGACTACCACATGTGCGTCTTACCTTCTTGGAAGACGTCTGTTCCTATTACCCAGCGAGGAACACTGGGTGCTATTGGAAACGGTCTTTGGGATGCAACAATGTATCCTGCGCGTCTGTTCAGCTCTGCAGGAAGTATCCGTAGTACCACGAGCAGTGGCGACAGGCGCTCGAGTAGGGCGGCAGACACCATATCTTCACGAAGACTCTTCAACGACGAGCCTCTTCCCAAAGAGTTGCAGGACGTtgcaggagctactggatcGCGAATTTTTATTCAGAGTCCCTTCGACTGCGTTGCTTCTCTGAAGAGAGATCTCACAGATCGTCTGGCGTGGTTAGACGCACGTGGGAAATACGAGGAAGCCTGGAAGCTTGTCGATGAGCATCCAGAAGCAGCTGGGTCTGCAAATCAACTCAATGACAACGTGTCTGAAACCCTGACAAAGCAGAGCAGCCTTGGTGATTTCTTTGCAGATGACCAGTCATCAATTACAACGACAGGCCGAGCAGTGAACTCTGTGGCCGACCAGGAGAAGCGTCGCATTGGCGAGTTATGGGTTGAACAGCTTGTCAAGCAAGAGAAGTGGACCGAGGCTGCTGAGATCTGCGCTATAGTGGTCAATACCGCTCCTAGATGGGAGCACTGGGCTTGGAGATTCATCGACAACAAGAAGCTCGATGAGATATCTCCATATATCCCTACTCATTTGCATCCGCCCCTATCCTCAGCCATTTACGACACTATTCTTTTGCATTATGTTCCACAAGACAGACGCAGACTGGAAGAGCTCGTCGATTCATGGCCATCAGACCTGTTCGATGCCAACAACGTGGGGAAAGCCATAGAAAAGCAACTGCAATCTGAATCTATCGTGCCAGATTCCGAAGATTGGCGTACTCTCATGAGATGCCTTGCTAAGCTTTGCTTGGTGGGAGGCCACTATCATGAAGCATTGCGCTGCTACATCCGCCTCCAAGATGCAGACACGGTGATGTCGCTGATTAGAGAACACCGTCTCCTTGATGCTGTTTCTGACGATATTCCGGCCTTTATCTTGATTCGCGTAACCAGAGAACAGTTGAAGTCAGCGCCCATTCCCGAGCTTGAAGAGGCAACGGCAGAGCCCATCAAGGTTCTCGTCAGCGAGGCGTATACAGGCATCGTTCGTCCAGAGACGGTGGTCACACAGCTGCAAGCTAAGAATCGCTTACTCTATCTCTACTTCTACTTGCGGGCTCTCTGGCGGGGGGAATCGCTTCCCCATGAGGCTACAAAGCCTCGTAGAGGCCGTGGCGTTCGTGTACGGGATGCAGCGAGTAAACTGGCAGCCGATGAAGGGAAAGCTTTGATTGATCACTTTGCAGACACGGCTGTAGAGCTGTTCGCTGATTACGACAGGCCACTATTGATGGAATTCCTACAGACCAGCACTTCCTACTCGTTTGAGACGGCAAGTTCCATTTGCGAAACCCGTCGCTACACCCCAGAGCTTATCTACCTGCTATCCAAGATGGGACAAACCAAACGGGCGTTGAACCTCATACTTTCAGACCTGAAGGATGTCTCGAAAGCCATATCGTTTGCCAAGTCACAAGACGATTCAGACCTCTGGGAAGATCTTCTCGACTATTCCATGGATAAACCCCGTTTCATACACGGATTGCTTGTTGAAGCAGGGACAGCAATCGACCCGATAAAGCTCGTTAGGCGCATTCCTAGCGGTCTGGAGATTGAGGGCTTACGAGAGGGTCTTACCCGTATGATCCGCGAACATGATCTCCAAGCGAGTATCAGTCAAGGCGCCGCTAAAGTCCTTCAGAGTGAGGTTGCGGTAGGGATGGATCAACTGCGAAAGGGCCAGAAACGAGGAATCAAGTTCAATATAGTCGAAgacaaagagaaagaagataCGAATGCGCAAGATGACTCGAAGAGCGATGCTGAAACGGTAAAGTCCGCGAGGCCGTCCAAATCTTCCGCAGGCCGGTGTGCTGGTTGCCAATCTCCCTTTCACCCCAATG AACAAGAGATCCTTGTCGGCTTTGCCTGCGGTCATATATTCCACCTTTCACACGTCCATCCAGAGCCTGCTCCGGGCACAGATGAGAATTCCTCGGGAACTCATACGCCAATGCCATTCCCGCGCACACCAGCGTTTGATGAGTCGTTACTGTCCGCATCCCGAACCGTTGGTCCCAAGGTGACGACGGCTCGACTTCTTAGGGACCGGATTGGGGATAGATGTCGAATCTGTGCAATGGTCAAGGAGATAGAAGCTATTGATAATGATTCGGAGGAAATGGAAACCACAGGGTAA
- a CDS encoding RMD1 family protein (COG:S;~EggNog:ENOG410PMAF;~InterPro:IPR003734;~PFAM:PF02582;~TransMembrane:1 (o393-411i)), with amino-acid sequence MFLRPYLCSAWQRPVLRLPQSQFPWVFSPRTGFFSSIAHFRQKQSNKDGDVSEDWSSEPQKQRRRGARSPAAPTSLRRVAVEAQRSRDSFISRAQLKEQGFYQTKTVTAYAVAEKFDIRKVREILQYRGFEPDPLETGLYPQVVHVQVPLDSIRRMSNPTATDLPPDEVGDVFIFPSGTVVAWSLPEGFTSFLATRTLLPAAEGEHAEDLETEDLEYVEDSSRENSSIRGDTIILGTKPGGTESGSQLPPGRQSIDTVLTKVAFSSGLARSTKLAVLEALLANYFESTRTIPTLLSRGARLPYTRDFILRKTGQLLSVRAQLNLYSELTDSLPDIFWDSRHELGLEGYYEQVGRALDVGIRIKLLNEKMDYAQEIASVLRERLSETHGLRLEWIIILLIAVEIGFEILRLWKERLHETEDRH; translated from the exons ATGTTCCTGAGGCCATACCTCTGTTCGGCCTGGCAAAGGCCCGTGTTGAGGCTACCGCAAAGCCAGTTTCCTTGGGTTTTCTCTCCAAGAACTGGTTTCTTTTCGTCCATTGCACATTTCAGGCAAAAACAATCTAATAAGGATGGCGACGTTTCTGAAGATTGGTCTTCCGAACCGCAGAAGCAGCGGAGGAGGGGTGCTAGATCTCCGGCAGCTCCAACTTCGCTGCGAAGAGTAGCTGTGGAGGCACAAAGATCCAGGGACAGTTTTATTTCGAGGGCTCAGCTCAAAGAGCAAGGCTTCTATCAGACTAAG ACAGTGACAGCGTATGCCGTAGCAGAAAAATTTGACATTCGCAAAGTCAGAGAAATCCTTCAATATCGGGGGTTTGAGCCCGATCCTCTCGAAACCGGCCTATATCCCCAAGTCGTCCATGTTCAAGTTCCGCTAGACTCGATACGTCGTATGAGCAATCCAACCGCAACAGATCTCCCTCCTGATGAGGTAGGGGATGTCTTCATATTCCCGTCGGGCACGGTCGTGGCATGGTCACTACCCGAGGGGTTCACCTCCTTTCTGGCAACTAGGACACTGCTTCCAGCGGCGGAGGGAGAACATGCGGAGGATCTTGAAACCGAAGACCTCGAATACGTGGAAGATTCCAGCCGAGAGAACAGCAGCATACGGGGTGACACAATCATACTTGGGACCAAACCAGGGGGGACGGAATCCGGTTCGCAGCTTCCACCTGGCCGGCAATCTATCGATACGGTCTTAACAAAGGTTGCATTTTCTTCGGGATTAGCTCGGAGCACGAAGCTGGCGGTGTTGGAGGCTCTCCTCGCGAACTACTTTGAATCTACTCGAACAATCCCAACGCTTTTGTCGAGAGGCGCACGTCTTCCATACACTAGGGACTTCATTCTACGCAAAACCGGCCAGCTTCTCAGCGTACGCGCCCAACTAAATCTCTACTCGGAGCTCACGGACTCTTTACCCGATATATTCTGGGATAGCCGACATGAACTTGGTCTGGAAGGGTACTACGAACAAGTAGGTAGAGCGTTGGATGTGGGCATCCGCATCAAACTTTTGAACGAGAAGATGGATTATGCGCAGGAAATAGCGAGCGTTCTCCGGGAAAGACTGAGTGAGACACATGGCCTTCGACTCGAATGGATTATTATTTTGCTCATTGCAGTTGAGATTGGTTTTGAAATTCTCCGACTGTGGAAAGAGCGGCTTCATGAAACGGAGGACAGGCATTAG
- the RNY1_1 gene encoding T2 family ribonuclease (COG:A;~EggNog:ENOG410PHXQ;~InterPro:IPR018188,IPR033697,IPR001568,IPR033130, IPR036430;~PFAM:PF00445;~go_function: GO:0003723 - RNA binding [Evidence IEA];~go_function: GO:0033897 - ribonuclease T2 activity [Evidence IEA]), with product MESWAFFTGVPGPQSLLKALTSSLGLSSLTDLYNPKMEVITQQTCTKEEVSCQTRYSGQDTCCFNYPGGQFLQTQFWDADPALGPDDSWTIHGLWPDHCDGGFDQFCDSKRHYNNISLILVDSGRRDLLEYMDVYWKDFKGDDLDLWVHEWNKHGTCISTLETHCYGDYYPQQEVVDYFDKAVEIFAELPSYKFLADAGIVPSRTKTYTLAEIEDALAKGHGSDVTVRCHGHSLNEIWYHFNVAGTLQTGHFVPSSPDGLKSNCPAKGVHYQPKRSHRANPTHTATEPAKPTATPGIPFQGEGNLKVSTQGQGRGCIISYGTWFTSGTCATFRGEKVRDDTFTLTSSRGKCSFEQDILTCGAHVDNPMEFEMIDGKLAYNGNTTFYADKPPKGHTQSDVFATQGEHPVELEITWRERK from the exons ATGGAGTCATGGGCCTTTTTCACAGGGGTCCCAGGACCACAGAGTCTCCTGAAAGCTCTTACCAGTAGCCTGGGGCTTTCCTCATTGACAGACTTGTACAACCCGAAGATGGAGGTTATCACACAACAAACATGCACCAAAGAAGAAGTGAGCTGCCAGACCCGGTACAGCGGTCAGGATACCTGCTGCTTCAACTATCCTGGTGGACAGTTTCTTCAGACTCAATTCTGGGATGCTGATCCTGCTCTCGGTCCTGATGATTCTTGGACTATTCATGGACTCTG GCCGGACCATTGCGACGGTGGCTTCGACCAGTTCTGCGATTCTAAGAGACACTACAATAACATCTCGTTGATATTGGTGGATTCAGGCCGGAGGGACCTCTTGGAGTATATGGACGTCTACTGGAAGGATTTCAAAGGAGACGATCTAGATCTGTGGGTTCATGAATGGAACAAGCATG GTACCTGTATCAGCACATTGGAGACCCACTGCTACGGCGACTATTACCCGCAGCAGGAGGTTGTGGATTATTTCGACAAAGCGGTTGAGATATTTGCAGAACTGCCATCTTATAAG TTCCTCGCCGACGCCGGAATTGTTCCATCCCGTACGAAAACCTACACTTTGGCTGAAATCGAAGATGCTCTCGCAAAGGGCCACGGAAGCGACGTCACCGTCAGATGTCACGGTCATTCTCTGAATGAAATCTGGTACCATTTCAATGTTGCCGGTACTCTGCAGACGGGTCATTTTGTTCCTTCCTCTCCAG ATGGTCTGAAGTCTAACTGCCCTGCAAAGGGCGTCCATTACCAACCCAAGAGATCTCACCGAGCAAATCCAACCCATACGGCAACGGAACCCGCAAAGCCAACCGCTACTCCTGGTATCCCATTCCAAGGAGAGGGCAACCTGAAAGTCTCGACTCAGGGTCAGGGACGCGGCTGTATCATCAGTTATGGCACCTGGTTTACCTCCGGGACCTGTGCGACTTTCAGAGGAGAGAAAGTCAGAG ATGACACATTCACCTTGACATCAAGCAGGGGCAAATGTTCTTTCGAACAGGATATCTTGACCTGCGGAGCACACGTCGACAATCCAATGGAGTTCGAG ATGATCGACGGAAAACTCGCCTATAACGGAAACACGACGTTCTATGCGGATAAGCCACCCAAGGGCCATACACAGAGTGATGTCTTCGCTACCCAGGGAGAACATCCGGTTGAGCTGGAGATCACCTGGAGGGAGCGCAAGTGA
- the ace2 gene encoding putative C2H2 transcription factor (Swi5) (COG:K;~EggNog:ENOG410PJ87;~InterPro:IPR036236,IPR013087;~PFAM:PF00096) produces the protein MLSNSHGGHLQERQRQHRRQISTPTALEAAKVSSLPAPALQRLNAHRRGQSLDTRAFHMQQRAQAMQDGKFSFTNQGTVQQQPQQPHNVLREVQQQGLARQRHQMYTPNSTSVPLMPDCHTFSQGDLHMLANQDNNESHQSAWIEAQLNLNFNLMQQHQQLLRSQTLPGNNAQMAAWDIYPQNMLATQANVAPQDMRCLSAQSDTVPNSQRPLTPAHENNNTRKRDRTRDLPSSKLWLIQELDYLPITPATTPFKKSMGVVPYNTEVQSSPTKEQSLSVPEAVKASYMQRARSLQGVTEANSSQTFDLPSPPNTATFEVDSFDTFNGQQQDSRSEKSESQSSSRGNHVPSLSASSSFYSSPEIAPMPSSPAGENERPRKVPIYPATPSHKRMSSTATTASSTPSKPKLSPRVASIDNLNLDERVHASINQTGVTIDEIASYISGPDPEDGKWVCLHPGCERRFGRKENIKSHVQTHLGDRQFKCDHCNKCFVRGHDLKRHAKIHTGDKPYECLCGNVFARHDALTRHRQRGMCIGGYKGIVRKNTKRGRPKKHRPEMEERQDKASRTRVRVAEKTSSSSSVSGSSDFSRSTPPSEVFENMSLRGSSPINIGPMFHTPNYSALPPEAFTFTPPASPGCSTGNKPSPHCHPRSLTPCTEDEMLPSKQPMQNIDKGPSLPFIAEAESCPYPDVSNSSNDNNLSSPHTAPTLADSTHESDLDIFINQDATTNGFDSNFPPLTDSSIAAFPDYVNTAPLDGPDMDIFRGKTLTTGPSMDDEFFSFQFQVNAQPSEYFMA, from the coding sequence ATGCTGTCCAATTCACATGGAGGTCACCTACAAGAACGGCAACGACAACACCGCCGACAGATCTCGACCCCTACAGCCCTCGAGGCCGCGAAAGTTTCCAGTCTCCCTGCACCGGCATTGCAACGGCTCAATGCTCATCGACGAGGTCAAAGCCTCGACACACGGGCCTTCCATATGCAACAACGAGCACAGGCCATGCAGGATGGGAAATTTTCTTTTACTAACCAAGGAACAGtacagcaacaaccacaacaacctcACAATGTCTTGCGCGAGGTCCAACAACAAGGATTGGCTCGACAGAGACATCAGATGTATACTCCTAATTCGACATCCGTGCCGCTGATGCCCGACTGCCACACGTTCAGCCAAGGGGACCTGCATATGCTTGCGAACCAGGACAATAACGAGAGCCACCAAAGCGCGTGGATAGAAGCGCAGCTGAATCTGAACTTCAATTTGATGcagcagcaccaacagcTGTTGCGAAGCCAGACCTTGCCCGGCAACAACGCTCAAATGGCCGCCTGGGATATATACCCGCAGAATATGCTCGCGACCCAAGCCAATGTGGCTCCTCAGGACATGCGATGCTTGTCCGCTCAGTCGGATACCGTCCCCAATTCGCAACGTCCGCTTACACCAGCACATGAAAACAACAACACCCGTAAGAGAGATCGAACCCGTGATCTTCCGAGTTCGAAGCTATGGCTAATCCAGGAATTAGATTACTTGCCAATCACCCCAGCAACGACACCGTTCAAGAAGTCAATGGGTGTTGTCCCATACAACACGGAGGTGCAGTCATCACCCACCAAGGAGCAGAGTCTGTCTGTTCCCGAGGCTGTCAAAGCGTCGTACATGCAACGTGCTAGATCCCTTCAAGGAGTGACGGAGGCAAATTCCTCGCAGACGTTTGACCTCCCATCCCCCCCCAACACAGCAACATTTGAAGTCGACAGCTTTGATACATTTAACGGTCAGCAGCAGGATTCCAGATCGGAGAAATCCGAGTCGCAGAGTTCGTCGCGAGGTAACCATGTTCCGTCGTTGTCTGCATCGTCGTCTTTTTACTCGTCACCAGAAATTGCACCCATGCCGTCGTCTCCTGCAGGTGAAAATGAGAGGCCACGGAAGGTTCCCATTTACCCTGCTACACCAAGCCACAAGAGGATGTCGAGTACCGCTACAACCGCGAGCTCGACTCCGTCGAAGCCAAAGCTCTCCCCGAGAGTCGCGTCTATTGACAACCTGAACCTTGACGAGAGGGTCCACGCATCCATCAACCAAACCGGAGTCACCATCGATGAGATCGCTTCTTACATCTCTGGTCCGGATCCCGAGGATGGCAAATGGGTCTGCCTCCATCCAGGCTGTGAAAGACGGTTTGGCAGGAAGGAGAACATCAAGTCCCATGTCCAAACCCACTTGGGTGACCGCCAGTTCAAATGCGATCATTGCAACAAGTGCTTCGTCCGTGGCCACGATCTGAAACGCCATGCCAAGATTCACACTGGAGACAAGCCCTACGAATGCCTCTGCGGAAACGTGTTCGCCCGTCATGACGCCCTGACTCGTCACCGTCAACGTGGGATGTGCATCGGAGGATACAAGGGCATTGTGCGCAAGAACACAAAGCGCGGCCGTCCCAAGAAGCACCGCCCCGAAATGGAGGAACGCCAGGACAAGGCATCCCGCACTCGCGTGCGTGTCGCTGAGAAGACATCCTCCTCGAGTTCTGTCTCGGGATCGTCAGACTTTTCCCGCAGTACACCACCTTCGGAGGTCTTTGAGAACATGAGCCTTCGTGGCTCCAGCCCCATCAACATTGGGCCCATGTTCCACACGCCTAACTACTCCGCGTTGCCACCAGAAGCTTTTACCTTCACTCCTCCCGCATCCCCCGGTTGCAGCACTGGCAACAAACCTTCGCCTCACTGCCACCCTCGTTCTCTCACGCCTTGCACAGAGGACGAGATGTTGCCTTCGAAGCAGCCAATGCAGAATATCGATAAGGGGCCTAGTCTGCCATTCATCGCGGAAGCGGAATCATGTCCCTACCCCGATGTCAGCAACTCGTCAAACGACAACAACCTTTCTTCGCCTCACACCGCACCTACCCTGGCTGATTCCACTCACGAGTCGGACCTGGATATCTTCATCAACCAGGACGCGACAACAAATGGCTTTGACAGTAACTTCCCGCCTCTTACTGACTCCTCCATTGCCGCTTTCCCAGACTATGTCAACACTGCCCCTCTTGACGGACCAGACATGGATATCTTTCGTGGCAAGACGTTGACGACTGGTCCTTCAATGGATGATGagttcttctccttccagtTCCAGGTTAATGCGCAGCCCTCGGAGTACTTCATGGCATAA
- a CDS encoding uncharacterized protein (COG:S;~EggNog:ENOG410PMIB;~InterPro:IPR036305;~TransMembrane:7 (o20-44i56-77o89-105i151-172o208-225i237-259o271-292i)), translating into MGSELGVTPDSKAEPLINSVTTWWSCWACIWTVIVVSGIAFLIINRNAPVLRIRGLGLSLAAIVVLHLYWITIQIGLMLGPLMPGDAEFWVMGLYLPLGIALFHASNSRFLHVAKAQKKYAQRDSTLESPSDSKKGGLINRFRRLDYSKKMIIVVGVGMLVQIFLTTLMWIISRKWHSSWGAPGTAVHGTPMEQKTEMGRGWEWWPTLAWQFFWAWVVAPVILWKSRNIRDTHGWRFQTIACAIGNLHATPMWLIAIYVPAFEKVNQYWLPPQWICISIYVVEIFTVFLPCYEVIRHRSLRKETLDTIAQWEFKNKVSGSEAKSVNSASIMAESLMSRSNSVKTTDSGESILTMGALEYVLERHPTPLQEFSALHDFSGENIAFLTSVAEWKSSLPKTVYSTTPRGDNIKELIRERFNRALRIYAEFVSVRHAEFPINISSQELKKLESIFEKPTHIMYGEKREVDVTTPFVESPTSATFLPEGEGEGSDSEKTIQSTQSAPIEDRVQYWGDVPEDFDETVFDDAEKSIKYLVLTNTWPKFVKNQRSSIQSADTLC; encoded by the exons ATGGGGTCGGAACTCGGAGTCACGCCCGATTCCAAGGCAGAGCCGCTCATCAACTCGGTCACCACCTGGTGGTCGTGCTGGGCCTGCATCTGGACAGTCATCGTTGTGAGCGGCATTGCGTTCCTTATCATCAACCGTAATGCGCCTGTCCTCCGCATCCGAGGTCTCGGTCTGTCGCTGGCTGCTATCGTTGTGCTTCATTTGTACTGGATCACCATTCAAATCGGTCTCATGCTTGGTCCTCTTATGCCCGGTGACGCTGAATTCTGGGTTATGGGTCTCTACCTGCCTCTCGGTATCGCTCTGTTCCACGCTTCCAACAGTCGCTTCCTTCATGTCGCCAAGGCTCAGAAGAAATACGCCCAGCGGGACAGCACTCTCGAATCTCCTTCCGACTCGAAGAAGGGCGGCTTAATCAACCGCTTCCGCCGTCTTGATTATTCCAAGAAGATGATCATTGTCGTTGGTGTCGGAATGCTGGTCCAG ATCTTCCTGACTACCCTGATGTGGATTATCTCCCGCAAGTGGCACAGCTCCTGGGGTGCTCCCGGCACCGCCGTTCACGGTACTCCGATGGAGCAGAAAACTGAGATGGGTCGTGGCTGGGAATGGTGGCCTACTCTGGCCTGGCAGTTCTTTTGGGCCTGGGTTGTCGCGCCCGTCATTCTCTGGAAGTCCCGCAACATCCGCGATACCCATGGTTGGAGATTTCAGACTATTGCTTGCGCCATTGGCAACCTCCACGCAACCCCGATGTGGCTTATTGCTATCTACGTCCCCGCCTTTGAGAAGGTCAACCAGTATTGGCTGCCTCCGCAATGGATCTGCATTTCCATTTATGTCGTGGAAATCTTCACCGTCTTCCTCCCCTGCTACGAGGTCATCCGTCACCGCTCCCTCCGCAAAGAAACTCTCGACACGATCGCGCAATGGGAGTTCAAGAACAAGGTCTCTGGCTCCGAAGCCAAGTCCGTCAACTCCGCTTCCATTATGGCCGAGTCCCTGATGTCCCGCAGCAACTCCGTCAAGACAACCGACTCTGGCGAGAGTATCCTGACCATGGGCGCCCTTGAGTACGTCCTCGAGCGTCACCCCACTCCCCTTCAGGAATTCTCTGCTTTGCACGATTTCTCCGGAGAAAACATCGCCTTCCTCACCAGCGTCGCGGAATGGAAGAGCTCGCTCCCCAAGACCGTCTACAGCACCACACCCCGTGGCGACAACATCAAGGAGCTGATCCGTGAACGTTTCAACCGCGCCCTCCGCATCTACGCTGAGTTCGTCAGCGTCCGCCACGCTGAGTTCCCCATCAATATCTCCTCGCAAGAACTCAAGAAACTCGAGAGCATCTTCGAGAAACCCACGCACATCATGTACGGCGAGAAGCGCGAGGTGGACGTGACCACCCCCTTCGTCGAGTCGCCTACCTCCGCCACTTTCCTGCCAGAGGGCGAGGGCGAGGGCTCTGACTCTGAGAAGACAATCCAGAGCACGCAGTCTGCGCCTATTGAGGACCGCGTGCAGTACTGGGGCGATGTCCCGGAGGACTTCGATGAGACTGTCTTCGACGATGCGGAAAAGAGTATCAAGTACCTAGTTCTTACCAACACTTGGCCCAAGTTTGTTAAGAACCAGAGGAGCTCGATCCAGTCGGCTGATACCCTGTGTTAA